GCCTGTGGATCTTGGCCCCTTTGACTGCGAGCCTGTTTCCAAgatagtgtgtgtgcgtgtgtgttgtaCATACGTGTCTTTTTGTACCAAGACAAGTGTGGCAGCTTTTACCGCTGTGCTTCTGTGTAAGAGTGTAGACAGGTCGGTGTACCATGCATGCAGCTGCACACCTCTGCCCATGCCTACATATATGTCTTGTGTGCGCGCACATTTGTGGACTCCGAGGGCAGGGCGCTCCAGACTCCTCGGAAGTTAGTGTCTCAGTTCCCATTTActgtgctgggggaggggggggggcttccccaGCGCAGATTTTCTGTTCATCCACGAGCAAGTGAAACCCAAATCCTTCGCCAGGAGTTGTGGCCCCGTTCCCCGAGTCTGACCGTCGCTGTCGTGTGCAAGTCCATGTGCCTGCGCGTCTACAAGGCGTTGGTGTGGAGCTAGTGCCGCCTCGCCAACGGCTACTCCGTGGCGGGAGTCCAGGGCTTCCAGCGCGTCCCCGGTCCCGGTCCCCTGGGCCTCAACCGGGCTCCTTCGCCTCTCGCCCGTTCTCCGGCTCACCCGCTCtctgctttctttcctccctctcccgTCTCCCCTCCTCAGATAATGTTATGGATATTGGCTTAGCCAACGACAAGCCCAGCCAGGACCTGTCGTCGTACTCGGGCTCCTTCCAGCCGGCCCCCGGGGGCAACAAGACGGTGACCTACCTGGGCAAGTTCGCCTTCGACTCGCCGTCCAACTGGTGCCAGGACAACATCATCAGCCTGATGAGCGCGGGCATCCTGGGGGTGCCGCCGTCCTCCAGCGCCCTCGCCGGCAGCACGCAGGCCTCCTCCGGCAGCATGGTGCAGGTGCAGAGCCAGGCCGAGGTGGAGGGCATGTACCCGGCGCTGCCCCCCTACTCCGCCTGCAGTGACCTTTACCCGGGCGAGCCCTTCCACGACCCGCAGGGCAACGCCGGCCTGCCCTACTCCCCGCAGGACTACCAGGCAGGGGGCAAGCCGGCGGGCGGCCTCGACGGCGGCAACCTCTTCCCCATGATCCCGGACTACAACCTCTACCACCACCCCAACGAGCTGGGCGGCCTCCCCGAGCACAAACCCTTCCAGAACCTGGACCCCATCCGGGTCAACCCGCCGCCCATCACGCCCCTGGAGACCATCAAAGCCTTCAAGGACAAGCAGATCCACCCGGGCTTCGGCGGCCTCCCGCAGCAGCCGCACCAGCCGCCGCTCACCCTCAAGCCCATCCGGCCGCGCAAGTACCCCAACCGGCCCAGCAAGACGCCGCTGCACGAGCGGCCGCACGCCTGCCCGGCCGAGGGCTGCGACCGGCGCTTCTCGCGCTCCGACGAGCTGACGCGGCACCTGCGCATCCACACGGGCCACAAGCCCTTCCAGTGCCGTATCTGCATGCgcagcttcagccgcagcgaccaCCTCACCACCCACATCCGCACGCACACGGGCGAGAAGCCCTTCGCCTGCGAGTTCTGCGGCCGCAAGTTCGCGCGCTCCGACGAGCGCAAGCGCCACGCCAAGATCCACCTCAAGCAGAAGGAGAAGAAGGCCGACAAGGCCGGCCCCGCCGGCGCGCCCAACGCCTCGCCGCCCGTCTCGCTGGCCCCCGCCGTCACCACCTGCGCGTGACGCTGGACGGGCCTCCCGGGCGCGGCCGCCTGGCGCGGAGCCTGCCCGCCCCAGCGCCCCGACCCCCGGCGGCGCCTTCGCGGGGCAGAGCCGGGCGGCGCCGGGCAGCCGCTGCCCCCGGAGGAGCCCTTGTGCTGGGGGGCGCCGGGCGGCTCCGGATGGCACGTCTGAGCCGCCGCCCGCCCCCATCTTCCTCCTTGACTCCCTCCCTGGAGGGGGGCACCAAAGCGCAGTGCTTGCTGCCCGTGGAGAccgcgtgtgtgtgcgtgcgtgcctgcctgcctgcctatgtGTGTGTCGGTGACTTCGAGGAGGCCCTCTCCCCACCGCCCCCCCCAGAAGTGGACCGCAGAAAGAAACGCTCAGGAgtgcccctgccctgccctgcccggggaggggggctgcaggAAACAAGCGTGGCCTTCCATCCCAGGGGAGGCGCCTTCTAGGAACTccccccccgcgcccccccccgcgcctcgctgctgccgctgcttctGTCTTTTCGACCCCCGCTCCCGAGCtccttctcccccgccccttctcATTCGCTGCAAGAAAAGACCCGTAGCTTGGCATCGGCTGCTCCTGGCTTCGCACATCGAGTGGGTTTTTCTCTCTACAGCTGAGCCCCTTCCTTTCTCCTGGGTCCTCCTTTTGCCCCGGCTTCCTCCAAAGGGTCCTCCGATCCCCATCACAAACCATCTTCCCCCCCAATTTAGGCCAGTCTGCCCGTGCCAATTCACCTCTTATGCCCACCTTGCCCTGTCAAGGGCAGGGAAGGAATGGTCTTCAAAAAGCAGGGTCCTTCCAGTCACTCTTGGTCCAATAGACAAGAGTGaggaaatggggtgtgtgtgtgtatggaggggGGTATTACAGCTTTaattttgtctgtttgtttaggGAGGGGATAGAGTTAAAGAGAAAGGATTAGGAACTGGGGGTACAGACATTCCTAAAGGTTATTTCCtccaaaggaggaggggggacagAATAACCTCCTTGTAATCCCTCTCTCTTTGATTTGTCACCCCCAGCCCACCTCCTGTTGGGCAGTTTGGAATGTACTGACTGGGCTGAGCCCCACCAGGAAATGGGGGTGAAGGGGCTGGGCTGCCTCCTTCCATCTGACTTGAATGTACTTTTGCTTCCTATAGGCATTTTTCTTCTTGAGGCTGGGATACTGTTGGGGGATGGAAGTGGCTGTAGAGTTTACAGGGTGTCTGTTCAAAGGGTCACTTTATGCACCCCTTGCCCCCTCCCTGTTCTTTTAaaagcactgtgtgtgtgtgtgtgtg
Above is a genomic segment from Eublepharis macularius isolate TG4126 chromosome 14, MPM_Emac_v1.0, whole genome shotgun sequence containing:
- the EGR3 gene encoding early growth response protein 3 isoform X1, whose translation is MTGKLLEKLPGTMNTLMNQLPDNLYPEEIPNSLNIFSGNGEASVPHYNNQMAADNVMDIGLANDKPSQDLSSYSGSFQPAPGGNKTVTYLGKFAFDSPSNWCQDNIISLMSAGILGVPPSSSALAGSTQASSGSMVQVQSQAEVEGMYPALPPYSACSDLYPGEPFHDPQGNAGLPYSPQDYQAGGKPAGGLDGGNLFPMIPDYNLYHHPNELGGLPEHKPFQNLDPIRVNPPPITPLETIKAFKDKQIHPGFGGLPQQPHQPPLTLKPIRPRKYPNRPSKTPLHERPHACPAEGCDRRFSRSDELTRHLRIHTGHKPFQCRICMRSFSRSDHLTTHIRTHTGEKPFACEFCGRKFARSDERKRHAKIHLKQKEKKADKAGPAGAPNASPPVSLAPAVTTCA
- the EGR3 gene encoding early growth response protein 3 isoform X2, producing MDIGLANDKPSQDLSSYSGSFQPAPGGNKTVTYLGKFAFDSPSNWCQDNIISLMSAGILGVPPSSSALAGSTQASSGSMVQVQSQAEVEGMYPALPPYSACSDLYPGEPFHDPQGNAGLPYSPQDYQAGGKPAGGLDGGNLFPMIPDYNLYHHPNELGGLPEHKPFQNLDPIRVNPPPITPLETIKAFKDKQIHPGFGGLPQQPHQPPLTLKPIRPRKYPNRPSKTPLHERPHACPAEGCDRRFSRSDELTRHLRIHTGHKPFQCRICMRSFSRSDHLTTHIRTHTGEKPFACEFCGRKFARSDERKRHAKIHLKQKEKKADKAGPAGAPNASPPVSLAPAVTTCA